Part of the Coriobacteriaceae bacterium genome is shown below.
CGACCAGTTACGCGGTTCGTAGAACCGCGTAACTTACAAAATCAGCATCGCGTCGCCAAAGCTGAAGAAGCGGTAGCGCTCCTCGATGGCGGCGGCGTAGGCATCCATGATCTGGTCGCGGGTGGCAAGCGCGCTCACGAGCATCATGAGCGTGGAGCGCGGCACGTGGAAGTTCGTGATCAGCGCGTCGACCACGTGATAGGTCGAGCCGGGCATGAGGTAGAGCTGCGTTGTCGCGTTCTCGCGCACCACGATGTCGCCGCGGCCGAGCGTGTCGGCCCCGTCCTCGCGGCCCTCAAAATAGCGCGCCGTCACAGCCGGATCGGACACCGGCGCGTCCGCGTCAAACGCGCTCTCGAGCGAGCGCACCGCGGTGGTGCCGACGGCGATCACACGATGACCCTCGGCCTTGGCCTTGTGCACGGCATCGACAACCTCCTGCGACACGTGGTAGCGCTCGGTGTGCATCACGTGCTGCGTGGGGTCGTCCTCCTCCACCAGACGGAAGGTATCGATACCCACCTCGAGCTCGACGGCGGCAAACTTCGCACCCTTGGCCTCGATAGCGGCCATGAGCTCGGGCGTGAAGTGCAGACCCGCCGTAGGAGCGGCAGCCGAGTGCTCCTCCTTCATGGCGTAGACGGTCTGGTACTTCTCGGGATCGCCCTCGTAATCGGTAATGTAGGGCGGCAGCGGCACGTGGCCGGCAGCGTGGATGGCCTCGTCGAGCGTGCGCGGGTCGCCGGCGGCATTGCAACCGGCCGGCTCAAAACGCACCAGACGGCCGCCGCGGCTATCGGTGACAAAGTCGACGACCTCGGCCGTCAGCACCACGGGAGCCCCCTCGGGCGCATGGGCGCCACCGGCGCGATACTCAATATGAGCACCGGGCTTCAGGCGCTTGCCCGGCTTGACCAAGCACTCCCAAACATGGCCCAGCGGATCCACGTCCTCGCGGCGCTTGAGCAGCAGCGTCTCGACCACGCCGCCCGAGCCGGCTTTGCGACCGATCAGGCGAGCCGGCATCACGCGCGTCTGGTTGATGACGAGCACGTCGCCCGGCTCGATATAGTCGATGATGTCGCGGAAGATGCGGTGCTCAACGGTACCGCCGTGCTCCAGCGGCGTTCCCGCCTGGGAGCCCTTGCGATCCACCACCAGAAGGCGGCAGGAGTCGCGCGGCTCGGCAGGAGCTTGGGCAATCAGTTCCTCGGGAAGGTTGTAGTCAAAATCATCGGTACGCATAGACACGTCGGATACTCCTTATATAGCTAAAGTCCGCTCTACATCCTAGCAGGCTGACGTCCCAAATGAACTACTTTTTGGCGGCTTTGCGCTCGTCGCGGATGCGGGCGCGGTCCATGGCCGCCTCGACGGCCGAGAATCGGCAGCCGCAGTAATTCTGCCGATACATACCCAGCTCGCGCGAACGACGTGTCGCCTCGGGGTAATACGGACGAAAATCGCGAATCACCGGAGTGAGACCGCGGGCGGCAGCCAGACGCTCCAACACATCATTGCAGGTTTCGAACAACTGATACGGCGAGACGGCGAGCGTCGTACCCACAGACTCAAACCCGCGTTCCTGGGCCACACGACATGCCTCGGCCAAGCGCAGGGCATAGCACGCGCGACAGCGACGGGGTCGATCGGCGCCCAGCGGGGCCACGCCGGCCTCCCAGCGCTCCCGGTCCTCCCCCGCCTCGATAAGCTCGATGTCGCCATCGGCACACCACCGGCGCAGCTCGTCCAAACGCCGCTGCCATTCATCGTGCGGCTGAATATTGGGGTTGGTCCAGCAGATTGTGGGCTCAAACCCTTCCTCGCGCAGCAGGCGGACCGGCTCAAGAGAGCACGGCGCACAGCAGGCGTGCAACAACAACGGCTTCATCGACATCTCCTCACCCGAAAAAGCGCACGCCGAAGGACGTGTCCTCGCAGGCGACAATGCGGCGGTCGCGCAAAATGGTCCGCACGTAATACCAATCGCCCACGCAACCCGATAAATGCAAGCCGGTCGCCAGGTAGCACAGCAGCGGATAGCCCGAAAACGCAAACCCCAGGGCAAACGCCGACGTCACAACAACCGTCGGCGCCAGGCAAACCACCATGTACCGCCGGCGCGAATACACAACGCCCTCGGCGCAGGCATAGATCATCGCCGTCTCGCGATTCGCCCCAAAGGTCACCTGCGCGCCCGCAGGCGCCAGCAGCTTAAAAAACACACCGTGCACCAGCTCGTGCACGGCGAACGACGCCATTGAGATCGCAGCCAAGCCGACTATCCATCCCAAGACGGCCATCCAGCCGCCCGCGTCAGCCGCATCCAAGTCCGCAGGCCCGCCCAGCAGCATAAACACCGGCACCAGACACACGGCAAATGCGCCAAGCACGGCCATCCCCCACACAAAGCAGGCGTGCAGAAAATCCTCGTCCTCAAACGCATGTATGTTGGAAATCTCATTCATAGCATCTTAGGATAGCGCCCCTGCCACGCACCCGCCCGCATGTGCGATAATGTCGAACGATATGCACGAATTGACCACCGCGCCGCCGAGCCCCGCGCCCGGCCGCGCCCTCACCATATGCGAAGGAGTCCCATGGCATCCAAATACTCCATGAACGACCGTCCCAGCTGGCCTCGCCGCGCCATCGTTACCGCCGGCGAGCCCTACGGCAACAAGGGCCTTCACTTTGGCCACGTTGGCGGCGTCTTTGTCCCTGCCGACTTCTTCGCCCGCTTCCTGCGCGACCGCCTGGGCCGCGAGAACGTCATCTTCACCTCGGGCACCGACTGCTATGGCTCGCCCATCATGGAGAGCTACCGCAAGCTCAAGGAGAACGAGGGCTACGACAAGTCCATTAGCGAGTATGTCGAGTCCAATCACTCCCGCCAGGCCGCGACCCTCAACAACTACAACATCAGCTGTGACATCTACGGCGGCTCGGGCCTTGAGCCGGCTGCGCAGATTCACAACGAGGTGACCACCGAGATTATCGAGCGTCTGCACGAGCAGGGCACCATCTCCAAGCGCTCCACGCTGCAGTTCTACGATGCCAAGGCCGGCACGTTCCTCAACGGCCGTCAGGTGATCGGCCGCTGCCCCATCCAGGGCTGCAAGTCCGAGAAAGCCTACGCCGACGAGTGCGACCTGGGTCACCAGTTTGAGCCCGAGGAGCTCATCGCGCCCAAGAGCCAGCTCACCGGCGAGGTGCCCGAGCTGCGCCCGGTCGACAACCTCTACTTTGACCTGCCGGCCTACCTCGACTTTATGAAGACCTATACCGCCAAGCTCGCCCAGAACCCGCAGGTTCGCTCCGTGGTCTCCAAGACCATGGAGGAGTGGCTGCTGCCGGCCCAGCTCTACATCCAGAACAAGTTCCGCGAGGCCTTCGATGCCGTCGAGGATCAGCTTCCCGAGCACACCGTGCTGGAGCCCGAGGGCAACAAGAGCAGCTTTACCGTCACCTTCCCCAGCTGGAAGGAGCGCGACGATGCCCACGCGGTGCTCGCCAACGGCGGCGTGCGCTTCCGCAGCGGCAAGGCGCTCGTACCCTTCCGCATCACCGGCAACATCGACTGGGGCGTTCCGGTGCCCGAGGTCGATGGCGTCTCCGACGTCACCTGCTGGTGCTGGCCCGAGAGCCTGTGGGCTCCCATCAGCTATACGCGCACCGTGCTCGCACGCGATGCCAAGGCCGCCGGCGTGACCGAGGGCGTCGCCGCCCAGGATGCCGCCCTCATGGGCGAGCCCGCCGCCGATTCCACGCAGGTCCCCGCGCCCACCTACCAGCACAGCTCGCTCGACTGGCGCGACTGGTGGTGCTCGGATGACGCACAAATCTACCAGTTCATTGGCCAGGACAACATCTACTTCTATTGCATCGCGCAGACCGCCATGTGGGAGGCCCTGGGTTGGAACCTCACGCAGAGCACCGTCAGCGCCTGCTACCACCTGCTCTACATGGGCAAAAAGGCAAGCTCGTCCTCGCAGACGCCTCCCCCGCCGGCAGACGACCTGCTCAACCACTACACCTGCGAGCAGATGCGCGCGCACTGGCTGTCGCTCGGCCTGTCCGAGAAGCCGGTGAGCTTTAGCCCCAAGGCATACGACACCCGCGTGACCGGCAAGGACAAGGACGGCAACGAGGTGCACGCCTGCGACGACAAGCGCGTCATCGATCCGGCCCTTAAGGAAAGCGCCCTTTTGACCGGCGTCTTCAACCGCCTGGCCCGCAGCTGCTTCTACGGCGTCGCCGTCAAGGAGGGCGACGAGAGCCCCTATCGCAACGGTTGCATCCCCGCCGGCGCCGCCTCGGCCACCGTGGTGGAGGCCGCCGAGCAGGCCGCCCTCGCGTTTGAGCAGGCCATGTACAAGTTCGAGACGCACCGAGCGCTCGCCGTGTGCGACGACTACCTGCGCGCCGCCAACAAGCGCTGGAGCGACGCCTCCAAGGCCGCCAACAAGCTCGAGGGCGAGCCAGCCAACGCCGCCATGACGCAGGCCCTCGTCGACGCCTTTACCGAGCTGCGCGTAGCGACCGTGCTCATGCACGGCATCGTCCCGGCCGGCTGCGAGCTCATCTGCGAGTACTTCGACGTCGATCCGGTCGCCTTCTTTAGCTGGGACAACATCTTTGCCTCCACGGACGAGTTCGTGGAGAGCCTGGGCGAGAAGCCCGGTGAGCACCGCGTGAAGCCGCTGCCCCCGCGCTTCGACTTCTTCAGCAAGCACGAGAGCCAGTACTAAAACAACACTCGACATGTAATGGAATGGGAAGGAAAGACGGATGTCCAAGCCGCGTCGTCGTAAGCAGAAAAAGCAGGTCAAGGCCGAGCTCAAGCTTAGGCAGTTTGCTGCTACCGAGCTTTCCGACCAGCTTGCCGCCCAACACTCCGCCGCCGACCTGCCGCGCTTTATGGTCGACACGGTCGCCGGTGCTTATGCCCCCTCCGATGCCGAGCTCATGATCGAAGGCTTTGGCGCTGCGGCCACACGCCCGGTCACGCTGCGCGCCAACACGCTCAAGGCGACTGCCGAAGACATCGCCGCCGCACTCGACGAGGCCGGCATCGCGCACCAAACCGTTACCTGGTATCCGGACGCCTTCATCCTGCCCGAGGCCCAGGTTTCCGACCTGTGGGACCTCGACATCTACCGCGACGGCAAGATCTACTTGCAGAGCCTGTCGTCCATGATGCCACCGTTGGTCCTGGGCGCTCAAGCCGGCGAGGACATCCTGGACATGTGCGCGGCCCCCGGTGGCAAGACGACGCAGATCGCCGCCCTCACCCAGGGCCAGGCACACCTCACGGCCTGCGAGATGAGCAATCCCCGCGCCGAGAAGCTCGAAGCCAACCTCCACCGCCAAGGCGCAAAAAACGTGCCCGTCATGCGCATCGACGCACGCGAGCTCGACGAGTTCTTCCGCTTTGACCGCATCCTGCTCGACGCTCCCTGCACCGGCACGGGCACCGTCATCAGCGGCAACGAGAAGAGTCTGCGCGGCCTCACCGAGCAGTTGCTCGGCAAGTGCGCCCGCTCGCAGCGAGCACTTCTGGACCGCGCCATGGGAGCCCTCAAACCGGGCGGCACGCTCGTCTATTCGACTTGTTCGATCTTGCCGCAGGAAAACGAGGACGCCCTGCAAGAGGCCCTCGACAAGCACATGGACTGCGAGCTTATCCCCCTCGACGGCACGCCGAGCGAAAGTGAAACGCGCCGTGCTCAGGAAGCTGGCGAAGAGCCGCGCGTCGAGTGCAACGCCCTCACCGAGGCCATCGCCGCCGGCCACGTCTCGTCCGTCGCCAACGGAATGCCCGGCACGCTGACCATTCCGCCCAGCCGCGACTTTGAGGGCTTCTACATCGCCCTGATCCGAAAACGCAGCTAGCGCACGGATTCAAAACTCAACAAACTATCTCTGTGCGCGCTTGTCCTGCTGGTCACGGTGCTGCTTAAGCGCCTCGCGTTCCTTGCGCTCGGCTCTTTTGCCCTTAATGGCCGTGACCACCAAGTAGATGATCGCGGCGGCAACGATTGCGCCCACACACAGGCCAATCGAGCCCAACATTGCTGTGAATTCCATACCGCGTCACCTCTCTTTTAAACGCGACATTCAAGATAGCACCTCAATACCCGCCACCACAGCTCCTTCACGTTCGCCGGTCCTTCGGTCTAACGGATGGCGCGGCGGGGAAAAATCAACTCGTCAAACGATTTAGCAAGTACAACGCTGTCGGCACCCTGCCAGCCACCATCGCATAGAATCGAGCCCCCATGGATACTCTCAACGATTTGAACGAGCGCGTCGACGCCTTTGTCGGCACCAGCTCCTTCGAGACGCCTGCCGCGACTAACGACCAAGCCCCCATCGATGTTCCCGCCGAGGTTCACGAGGACATCGTCGCCTCGGTCGACTTCTCCGAGGTTAAGCTTGCAGACGAATTTACTGAGCCCCAGGTGGCCGTAACTCCCAACGGCCTTTTGCCCATGGAGCCGCTGCCCATCGACGGGCGTCTGCGCAAGGCAGCCCTCCGTATGCCCGATGAGATCGAGGAGGCCAGCGGCTTTACGCTCTTTGGCCGCCGCATCAAATCGCTCATCTACACCACCGACGTGGCGGTCATCCGCAACTCCAATGCCGACGCCGTGTTTGCCGTCTACCCCTTCACGCCGCAGCCCGCCATTACGCAGGCGCTGTTGACCGTCGCCGAGTGCCCGGTCTTTGTAGGCGTGGGCGGCGGAACTACGACCGGCAAGCGCTCCGTACAGATGGCAGCCGTCTCCGAGATGCAGGGCGCGGCGGGCTGCGTGGTCAACTCCCCCGCTACCGCCGAGATGGTCGAGCACATCACCAACATCGCCGATATCCCCGTCATCGCCACGGTCGTTCGCTGCGACGATGATGCGCATGCCAAAGTGCGCGCCGGAGCCAAGATCCTCAACATCGCGGCCGGCAAGAACACGCCCCAGGTCCTGCGTGAACTGCGCGAGCACTATCCCAACTTGCCGCTCATCGCACCGGGCGGCAAGACGCCCGAGAGCATCCGTGAGACCATCGCCGCCGGCGCCAACGCCATCATCTGGACGCCGCCTTCGGCCCAGCAGCTGCAGACCGACATGATGCAGCGCTACCGCAAGATGAAAGAAGACGCCACGCCCGTCATCTCGCGCGACGATGTGCCCATTATCGACCAGGTCGCCGCCGCCGAGGTCAGCCAGGTCGAGAACATGAATCCCGACGTGCCGATTCCCGACGAAGTCATCGAACGCGTCGCTTCGATCCACGATCATATCGAGGAGCGTCGCGCCAACCGCGGACTCAAGCCCTCGCTGCACGGTTTCTTCTTCCGCGGAAAGAAACGCTAGCTGCAACAGCAAGGCCCGTCCCGCAAACAACGGGACGGGCCTTTTTCGCTTGAGCAATCATGCAGCGACGTGATGGGCCAAGTTAATCCACGCGCTTGTCGCCCATAAAGAAGAGCGCCACCGTACCAGGTCCGGTGTGCGAACCGATCAGAGCACCGATGCTATTGATTTCAATCTTGCCTTTGAGCTGCGGAACCTGTTCCTCAATCAGCGCCGCAACGGCCTCGGCATCCTCGCGGCACGCCGAATGGGACAAGATGCACTTACCCGAATAATCCACACCATCCTGCACGTGTGCCATCATGGTCTTGGCCATCTCGGATATCGCGCGTTTCTTGGTGCGGATCTTCTCACGTGGCGACAGCCCACCTTCGCAATCTACCGTCATAAGTGGGCAAATCTTAAGCGCCGTGCCGATGATCGCGCTCGCGGCCGAAATGCGACCGCCACGCAGGTAGCTCGACAGATCGGTCGAGAAGAACCAGTGGTGCAGGTTGAGTTTATGCTCCTCAATCCAAGCGGCCGTCTCATCGAGCGAAGCGCCGCTATCGCGAACGTCGGCGGCATATTCCAGCAATAGGCCAAAGCCCGAAGACGCCCCCAGTGAATCGATGACACGCACCTTGCCGCCCTCGGGATAGCGATCCGCGAGCATCTGTGCCGCAACGCAAGCCGAACCATACGTACCCGAAATACCCGACGACAACGTCAGGTGCAGCACGTCTTTACCCTCGGTAACAAACGGCTCCCAAAACTCCTCGTACTCACCCACGCTCACCTGAGACGTCTTGGGCATGGCGCCCGCGGCAATCAGGGCAAAAAACTTGTCCGGCGTAATCGACTGATACAGATCGTCCGTATAGACAACATCGTCGATCTCGTAATGAAAACACACGACAGGGATATTGCGCGACGCAAAGAACTCACGGGTTCGGTCGGCGGCGGATTCACAGGTCAGGACAAAATCACTCATATGAGGCTCCTTACTCATTGTTGCGCAAATTATCGCACAGTGAGCCTAAATGCGGTACATATGTCCACTATTTACCAATTCGAACCATTTGCATTGAATATCTTTATCATGAACACCCCCATCCCCGCTATGGGCCCATATGGGCAAAATCACCCCCTTCGTCTCCACCCAACCGACACATCAACCTCAACTAAATCGATTTACCAAACCGTTCAGCCGACAATTCAGCCGCCGGCGCAAAATCGAAACAAAAGCGGCGCATACTGATAAACGTTTGACGCTGTTTATCAGTTTTACCAGCCCCATCGGAAGGTGTTTCATGGTCGCATTCGATCGCAACCCGCAAGACTTTAAGTATCTGCGCCTGCTGTCGAGACAATTTCCTACCGAGCAATCCGCGTTTACCGAGATCATCAATCTCTCGGCCATTCTCAACCTGCCCAAAGGCACCGAGCATTTTATGAGCGACGTGCACGGCGAGTACGAAGCCTTTATGCACATCCTCAACAACTGCTCGGGTGTCGTGCGCGAACATGTCGACGAGATCTTTGGCGACACGCTCTCCTTTGACGAAAAGGGCGAGCTGTGCACGCTCATCTACTACCCGCGCGAGAAGATCGAGCTTGTCCGCAGCCGGCGCGAGGACTCCCCCACCTGGTACAAGACCATGCTCGACCAGCTCATCATGGTTGCCCGCTCGCTTTCGAGCCGCTATACGCGCTCCAAGGTGCGTAAGGCCATCCCGCGCGATTACGCCTACATCATCGACGAGCTGCTGCACACGCATCCGGACGAGAACAACTATCGTGTGCGTTATCACGAGCGCATCGTGGAGTCCATCCTAGAGACCGCCAGCGCCGACGACTTTATCGAGTCGCTCGCCTCGCTCATCAAGCGCCTGGCCGTCGACCACCTGCACCTGGTGGGCGATATCTTCGACCGTGGCGGCGGCGCTGCCAAGATTATGGACCGCCTGCTCACCTACCATTCGCTCGACATCCAGTGGGGCAACCACGACCTGCTGTGGATGGGCGCCGCTGCCGGCGAGCCCGCCTGCATCGCCACGGTGCTGCGCAACAACCTGCGCTACGACAACTACGAGATCCTCGAGGACGACTACGGTATCTCGCTGCGCGAGCTCGTCGCCTTCGCCGACGCCACCTATACCGCCGGTGAGTCCATCACCCCGCTGATCAAGGCCATCAACGTGCTGCTCTTTAAACTCGAGGGCCAGATTATCCAGCGCCACCCCGAGTTCGACATGACCGACCGCCTGCTGCTCGACAAGATCGACCACGACGCCGGCACGGTCACGCTTGCCGACGGCAGTGTATGGCCGCTCACGACCAACGATTTTCCCACCGTCGATCCGGCGGACCCCTACACGCTCACGCCCCAGGAGCAACACATCATCGACAAGCTTGTGTCCGAGTTTGTCACCGCCGATCATCTGCATCGCCATATCGATTTCCTCTACACCCACGGCTCGATGTACAAGGTCACCAACGGCAACCTGCTGTTCCATGGCTGCGTGCCGCTCAACGAAGACGGCACCTTTAGCAGTATGAACTGCCTGGGTACCTGGCACGCCGGCCGCGATTATCTCGATTTTTGCGACCGCATCGCCCGCCGCGCCTGGCGCGTGGGCGACCGCGACGCCCTCGACTGGATGTGGTACCTGTGGATCGGCTTTAACTCACCCGCCAGCGGACGCCTGGTGCGTACCTTTGAGCGCGCCTATATCGCCGATAAGAGCACCTGGGTCGAGCCGATGGACCCGTACTTTACGCTTACCAAGTCGCCCTCGGTCTGCGACGACGTCATGCGCGAGTTCGGCGTTGCCCCCATGGCATGTTCGCCGACCGGCCACATCATCAACGGCCACACACCCGTTAAAACCACCAAGGGCGAGCAGCCCATCCGCGCCGAGGGCAAGCTGCTGGTCATCGATGGCGGTTTCTGTCGCGCCTATCATCCCAAAACGGGTATCGCCGGCTACACGCTTATCTCGAGCTCACGCGGCTGCCGCCTCAAGTCGCACCGGGCCTTTACCACGGTTGCCGAGGCACTCACGCGCAACGTGGACATCGAGAGCGAGACCAACCGTTTTGACCAGGCCGACCGTCGCCGCATGGTGAGCGACACCGATACCGGTGCCAAGATCCGCAGCCAGATCCAGGACCTACGCCGACTGCTCGATGCATATAGAAACGGTGCTATCGAGGAGCGCGCCTAGCCCCGCCTGCGGGGATTAGCTAAACTTGCTGAGTTCGTCATCCCCGCGGCGCTCCGGCGCCACCCTAAGGCAGGTACCATGCAAAAGCTCCTTGCGCAGATCATGAAGTTTGGCGTCGTCGGCGTCGTCGCCACGGTCATCGACTTTGGCATCATGAATCTGCTCCACTACGGTCTGGGCCTTAACATCTTGATCGCCAACACTAGCGGCTTTATCGTCTCGCTCATCTTTAACTATGTCGCGAGCATGAAGTACGTGTTTGCGCACAAGGAGGGCATGAGTCGCCGCCGCGAGTTCATCATCTTTGTCGTGCTGTCCGTTATTGGCTTGGCCCTCAACGACGGCATCGTGCTGGCGCTCAACGCCGGTCTGGGACTCGAGGCCAATATCGCCAAGATTTGCGCCACCGCGCTTGTCATGGTCTACAACTTTGTGACCCGAAAAATCTTCCTGGAAGGCGACGAGACCAAATAGCCTGGCCTCCCCGTTGCACTACGGGGCCCACGGATGACGCACGTCGAGCGCTGCGTTGTTCGTGGGCCTTGCTCGTTTACGGTAAGATTTGCAACGTTTGCGGATTACCTCTTGAATATTTGGCGAGTTCGTATAGTTCTTGCCAAAGACCTTACGTTTCCCATGCAAAAGCCCTAAAGTATCTCGTTGCTCGATTCATCAACGCATTGGATGTGATTACGTGCGCAAGGCACTGGCACAACCTCATACTAAGCAGTTCCTCAAGTTCGCTGTCGTGGGTCTTATCTCCTTTGGTATCGACTGGGGCATGCTCATTGCGCTCGTCGAGCTGTTCCACCTCGACTTTTTGATGAGCACCACGATCTCGTTTACCACGTCCGTCGTGGTTAACTACTGGCTCAGCATGAAGTACGTGTTCGACCATCGCGAGGGCATGAGCCGCAAGCGCGAGTTTACGATCTTCACCATCCTGTCGGTGATTGGTCTGGGTCTCAACGACCTGTACATGTTTGTGGGCGTCACGTTTTTGAGCATCGGCTACCAGGCCATGAAGGCCATCGCCACGTTCCTGGTCACCTGGTATAACTACTTTAGCCGTCGCTTCTTCCTCGAGGGCGCGCAGTCGTAGTTTGCTCGACATTAGCTTGAAGGTATCACCGGTTGGAATTCTCGTTCCAACCGGTTTTTTGTTTGCCGAGAGACCCGGCGACCCAGTCCTCTACGCATGAAAAACGGGCGGCCCGGATGTTTGTCCGAACCGCCCGTTTGGCGCGTTATGTCGAGGTATCTAGCCCGTTACGTAATACCAGACTACGCTGTCGCCATTGGAAAGAACGTAACTGCTGCAAGCCATTTTGGGCGGTACGCCGTTGACGGAATACATCCAGCCGCTCGTGCTGCCGTGCTCCTTCTCAGCCAAGCCGCCGATAGCTGCGACATACGTGCCATACGGCGAACCATGCGCATTCACGGAAAGGCCCAGAGCGCACAGGGCATCGTAGACCGTAGCGCCCTCGTTAAAGGTGAACGTGCCGCCAGACGAGACAGGATTGCCCACGGCGCTCGAAGTTACCGAGACCGTCACTGTGACATAGCCATGCTGCTGCGAGCCGCCCTGATTGCCCGCAGAGGCGCTGCCGCCGTTGGATGCAGACCCACCGCCAGACACCGAGCCGCCGCCCGAAGAAGAGCCGTCAGAAGAACTCGATCCACCGGTGGATTCAGAGCCCTGTCCAGCAGATGCGTTGTTGGACGTCTTGCCGTCCTTGCTTTCGGACTTCTTCTCCTTCGAATCCTTTTTTGAGTCCTTCGACCCGTCCTTCGCATTGTCCGAAGATTTGGAGTCCTTGGGCGCAGCCTTGCCCGAAGCGGTAATCGAGCCGGAAACCGACGCATCCTTGGCAACGACGCTCTCCCCTGTCACAGCCTGAGCGATCCAATCGATGGACCATGCACCGCTGGAAGAAGGTTGGACAAAACCCAGCGACACAACGATCAAGACGATGCAGACGGCCGTCAGAGCGCCAAGCAGCGTCCTGCGCCGAGAGGCGGACGCCGCCGAGGCGGCGCCCTTTTTCTTTGCATCGTCGAGTTGAATGAACGACGAGTCGGGCTGCTTGGAGTCGGCGTCCTGAGGTTTATTGGACACAGTCCTCACCTACCGACGCTTGGTGAATACGAACACGCCGATGACGGCGAGACCGATCACGCCGGCCGCCACGCCAGCGATGGCGAGCGGATTGAA
Proteins encoded:
- a CDS encoding RsmB/NOP family class I SAM-dependent RNA methyltransferase, which codes for MSKPRRRKQKKQVKAELKLRQFAATELSDQLAAQHSAADLPRFMVDTVAGAYAPSDAELMIEGFGAAATRPVTLRANTLKATAEDIAAALDEAGIAHQTVTWYPDAFILPEAQVSDLWDLDIYRDGKIYLQSLSSMMPPLVLGAQAGEDILDMCAAPGGKTTQIAALTQGQAHLTACEMSNPRAEKLEANLHRQGAKNVPVMRIDARELDEFFRFDRILLDAPCTGTGTVISGNEKSLRGLTEQLLGKCARSQRALLDRAMGALKPGGTLVYSTCSILPQENEDALQEALDKHMDCELIPLDGTPSESETRRAQEAGEEPRVECNALTEAIAAGHVSSVANGMPGTLTIPPSRDFEGFYIALIRKRS
- a CDS encoding class I tRNA ligase family protein yields the protein MASKYSMNDRPSWPRRAIVTAGEPYGNKGLHFGHVGGVFVPADFFARFLRDRLGRENVIFTSGTDCYGSPIMESYRKLKENEGYDKSISEYVESNHSRQAATLNNYNISCDIYGGSGLEPAAQIHNEVTTEIIERLHEQGTISKRSTLQFYDAKAGTFLNGRQVIGRCPIQGCKSEKAYADECDLGHQFEPEELIAPKSQLTGEVPELRPVDNLYFDLPAYLDFMKTYTAKLAQNPQVRSVVSKTMEEWLLPAQLYIQNKFREAFDAVEDQLPEHTVLEPEGNKSSFTVTFPSWKERDDAHAVLANGGVRFRSGKALVPFRITGNIDWGVPVPEVDGVSDVTCWCWPESLWAPISYTRTVLARDAKAAGVTEGVAAQDAALMGEPAADSTQVPAPTYQHSSLDWRDWWCSDDAQIYQFIGQDNIYFYCIAQTAMWEALGWNLTQSTVSACYHLLYMGKKASSSSQTPPPPADDLLNHYTCEQMRAHWLSLGLSEKPVSFSPKAYDTRVTGKDKDGNEVHACDDKRVIDPALKESALLTGVFNRLARSCFYGVAVKEGDESPYRNGCIPAGAASATVVEAAEQAALAFEQAMYKFETHRALAVCDDYLRAANKRWSDASKAANKLEGEPANAAMTQALVDAFTELRVATVLMHGIVPAGCELICEYFDVDPVAFFSWDNIFASTDEFVESLGEKPGEHRVKPLPPRFDFFSKHESQY
- a CDS encoding DUF3267 domain-containing protein, producing the protein MNEISNIHAFEDEDFLHACFVWGMAVLGAFAVCLVPVFMLLGGPADLDAADAGGWMAVLGWIVGLAAISMASFAVHELVHGVFFKLLAPAGAQVTFGANRETAMIYACAEGVVYSRRRYMVVCLAPTVVVTSAFALGFAFSGYPLLCYLATGLHLSGCVGDWYYVRTILRDRRIVACEDTSFGVRFFG
- a CDS encoding fructose-1,6-bisphosphatase is translated as MVAFDRNPQDFKYLRLLSRQFPTEQSAFTEIINLSAILNLPKGTEHFMSDVHGEYEAFMHILNNCSGVVREHVDEIFGDTLSFDEKGELCTLIYYPREKIELVRSRREDSPTWYKTMLDQLIMVARSLSSRYTRSKVRKAIPRDYAYIIDELLHTHPDENNYRVRYHERIVESILETASADDFIESLASLIKRLAVDHLHLVGDIFDRGGGAAKIMDRLLTYHSLDIQWGNHDLLWMGAAAGEPACIATVLRNNLRYDNYEILEDDYGISLRELVAFADATYTAGESITPLIKAINVLLFKLEGQIIQRHPEFDMTDRLLLDKIDHDAGTVTLADGSVWPLTTNDFPTVDPADPYTLTPQEQHIIDKLVSEFVTADHLHRHIDFLYTHGSMYKVTNGNLLFHGCVPLNEDGTFSSMNCLGTWHAGRDYLDFCDRIARRAWRVGDRDALDWMWYLWIGFNSPASGRLVRTFERAYIADKSTWVEPMDPYFTLTKSPSVCDDVMREFGVAPMACSPTGHIINGHTPVKTTKGEQPIRAEGKLLVIDGGFCRAYHPKTGIAGYTLISSSRGCRLKSHRAFTTVAEALTRNVDIESETNRFDQADRRRMVSDTDTGAKIRSQIQDLRRLLDAYRNGAIEERA
- the queA gene encoding tRNA preQ1(34) S-adenosylmethionine ribosyltransferase-isomerase QueA; translation: MRTDDFDYNLPEELIAQAPAEPRDSCRLLVVDRKGSQAGTPLEHGGTVEHRIFRDIIDYIEPGDVLVINQTRVMPARLIGRKAGSGGVVETLLLKRREDVDPLGHVWECLVKPGKRLKPGAHIEYRAGGAHAPEGAPVVLTAEVVDFVTDSRGGRLVRFEPAGCNAAGDPRTLDEAIHAAGHVPLPPYITDYEGDPEKYQTVYAMKEEHSAAAPTAGLHFTPELMAAIEAKGAKFAAVELEVGIDTFRLVEEDDPTQHVMHTERYHVSQEVVDAVHKAKAEGHRVIAVGTTAVRSLESAFDADAPVSDPAVTARYFEGREDGADTLGRGDIVVRENATTQLYLMPGSTYHVVDALITNFHVPRSTLMMLVSALATRDQIMDAYAAAIEERYRFFSFGDAMLIL
- a CDS encoding DegV family protein: MSDFVLTCESAADRTREFFASRNIPVVCFHYEIDDVVYTDDLYQSITPDKFFALIAAGAMPKTSQVSVGEYEEFWEPFVTEGKDVLHLTLSSGISGTYGSACVAAQMLADRYPEGGKVRVIDSLGASSGFGLLLEYAADVRDSGASLDETAAWIEEHKLNLHHWFFSTDLSSYLRGGRISAASAIIGTALKICPLMTVDCEGGLSPREKIRTKKRAISEMAKTMMAHVQDGVDYSGKCILSHSACREDAEAVAALIEEQVPQLKGKIEINSIGALIGSHTGPGTVALFFMGDKRVD
- a CDS encoding epoxyqueuosine reductase QueH, coding for MKPLLLHACCAPCSLEPVRLLREEGFEPTICWTNPNIQPHDEWQRRLDELRRWCADGDIELIEAGEDRERWEAGVAPLGADRPRRCRACYALRLAEACRVAQERGFESVGTTLAVSPYQLFETCNDVLERLAAARGLTPVIRDFRPYYPEATRRSRELGMYRQNYCGCRFSAVEAAMDRARIRDERKAAKK